In Aggregicoccus sp. 17bor-14, the following are encoded in one genomic region:
- a CDS encoding superoxide dismutase family protein — protein MKTPALLCATALLSFAAPALAQSADGGTASTSKADEGTRVELKDAQGKSVGEVTLTQTPSGLMLRGNLQGLPPGTHAIHFHEVGKCEAPFTSAGSHFNPTKHEHGLMNKKGHHAGDLPNFTVGSDGKAQFEAVTDALTLGKGKNSVMDKDGTALVVHAKADDHMSGPAGNAGDRIACGVIESK, from the coding sequence ATGAAGACGCCTGCCCTGCTCTGTGCCACCGCCCTGCTCAGCTTCGCCGCGCCCGCGCTCGCCCAGTCCGCGGACGGCGGGACAGCCAGCACCTCGAAGGCCGACGAGGGCACCCGCGTGGAGCTGAAGGACGCGCAGGGCAAGAGCGTGGGCGAGGTGACGCTCACCCAGACGCCCTCGGGCCTCATGCTGCGCGGCAACCTCCAGGGCCTGCCCCCCGGCACGCACGCCATCCACTTCCACGAGGTGGGCAAGTGCGAGGCCCCCTTCACCAGCGCGGGCAGCCACTTCAACCCGACGAAGCACGAGCACGGCCTGATGAACAAGAAGGGCCACCACGCGGGCGACCTGCCCAACTTCACCGTGGGCTCGGACGGCAAGGCGCAGTTCGAGGCCGTCACGGATGCGCTCACCCTGGGCAAGGGCAAGAACAGCGTGATGGACAAGGACGGCACCGCGCTCGTCGTGCACGCCAAGGCGGACGATCACATGAGCGGCCCCGCGGGCAACGCGGGCGACCGCATCGCCTGCGGCGTCATCGAGTCGAAGTAG